One part of the Sardina pilchardus chromosome 5, fSarPil1.1, whole genome shotgun sequence genome encodes these proteins:
- the tbx2a gene encoding T-box transcription factor TBX2a isoform X1 codes for MRDPVYTGTTMAYHPFHAHRAADFPMSAFLAAAQPSFFPTLALPHGALTKPLSDHALSGAAEAGLHAALGHHHQAAHLRSLKSLEPEEDVEDDPKVILESKDLWDQFHKIGTEMVITKSGRRMFPAFKVRINGLDKKAKYILLMDIVAADDCRYKFHNSRWMVAGKADPEMPKRMYIHPDSPATGEQWMAKPVTFHKLKLTNNISDKHGFTILNSMHKYQPRFHIVRANDILKLPYSTFRTYLFPETDFIGVTAYQNDKITQLKIDHNPFAKGFRDTGNGRREKRKQLSLPSLRMYEDQCKVDRDGGDSDASSCEPSTGRDSVHSPLGNVTSPLKLTRNSRDDKTCTESDQELDHQDDRSSPGPASPSSFSLHCEDRAKDRTGVDKRGDSLDSSRKDSSDSVFSVRNLEKGKGDSASRKDSEPSKKDAECSGGLGAVKDSYSPLMVQTESPSHFSASHLQSLALSGLHGQPFFNPLGGAGQPLLFHPGQFAMAPGAFSTMGMGHLLASMSGSAGLENGGLSSQSASAFPYHLTQHMLTSQGISMPPFGGLLPYPYTYMAAAAAAASALPSGGGGASSLGRSAFLASSRPRLRFNPYQIPMSIPQSGLLSAAGGYPSGLNTESESSVSASREASPVSEQHHHGSKSGAGAQRTGSPKATAKDSMNELQNIQRLVSGLEKKKEAVASSSSGRESPK; via the exons ATGAGAGATCCAGTTTACACGGGGACTACCATGGCTTATCACCCTTTCCACGCTCACCGGGCGGCTGACTTCCCCATGTCAGCCTTTCTTGCCGCTGCTCAGCCGTCTTTTTTCCCGACACTGGCACTGCCTCACGGTGCCCTGACGAAGCCACTATCGGACCATGCTCTCTCTGGGGCGGCGGAGGCTGGATTGCACGCTGCGCTGGGGCATCACCACCAGGCGGCCCATCTTCGGTCTCTAAAGAGCTTGGAACCGGAGGAAGACGTAGAGGATGATCCCAAAGTTATTTTAGAGTCGAAAGATCTGTGGGATCAGTTTCACAAAATTGGCACCGAAATGGTCATAACAAAGTCAGGAAG GAGAATGTTTCCGGCCTTCAAAGTTCGGATAAATGGCCTGGATAAAAAAGCAAAGTATATCCTCTTGATGGATATAGTTGCCGCCGATGACTGTCGATACAAATTTCACAATTCCCGCTGGATGGTTGCTGGAAAAGCCGATCCGGAGATGCCCAAGCGAATGTACATCCACCCAGACAGTCCTGCTACGGGCGAGCAATGGATGGCTAAGCCTGTTACTTTCCATAAACTCAAGCTGACGAACAATATATCGGATAAACATGGATTC ACTATACTGAATTCCATGCACAAATACCAACCGCGGTTTCACATCGTCAGAGCCAATGATATTTTGAAGCTTCCATACAGCACTTTTAGGACTTATCTTTTCCCAGAGACGGATTTCATTGGCGTCACTGCATATCAAAATGACAAG ATCACTCAGTTAAAAATTGATCACAACCCGTTCGCGAAAGGATTCAGGGACACAGGAAATGGGCGGAGAGAAAAAAG GAAACAATTAAGCCTTCCTTCGCTACGCATGTATGAGGACCAGTGCAAGGTGGACCGAGACGGTGGAGACTCCGATGCGTCCTCTTGCGAACCATCGACTGGGAGAGACTCCGTCCACTCTCCGCTTGGGAACGTTACCAGTCCACTTAAATTGACCAGGAACAGTCGAG atGACAAAACCTGCACTGAGAGTGACCAAGAACTTGACCACCAGGATGACAGGTCCAGCCCTGGCCCTGCCTCCCCGTCATCCTTCAGCCTGCACTGCGAGGACAGGGCCAAAGACCGCACCGGCGTGGACAAGAGAGGGGACAGCCTGGACTCGTCCAGGAAAGACTCGTCGGACTCCGTTTTCAGCGTCCGGAATCTGGAGAAGGGCAAGGGAGACTCGGCGAGTCGGAAAGACTCGGAGCCCTCCAAGAAGGACGCGGAGTGCTCGGGGGGCCTGGGCGCGGTCAAGGACAGCTACTCTCCGCTCATGGTGCAGACGGAGAGTCCGTCGCACTTCAGCGCCAGCCACCTGCAGAGCCTGGCCCTGTCCGGCCTGCACGGCCAGCCGTTCTTCAACCCGCTGGGCGGCGCCGGGCAGCCGCTGCTCTTCCACCCGGGGCAGTTCGCCATGGCCCCCGGGGCCTTCTCCACCATGGGCATGGGACACCTGCTGGCCTCCATGTCTGGATCCGCAGGCCTGGAGAACGGAGGCCTGTCCTCTCAGAGTGCCAGCGCTTTCCCTTACCACTTAACCCAGCACATGCTGACGTCTCAG gGTATTTCGATGCCTCCTTTCGGGGGTCTGCTGCCGTACCCCTACACCTACATGGCGgcggccgccgctgccgcctcaGCACTGCCCTCTGGTGGCGGCGGCGCCTCGTCGCTCGGCCGGAGCGCTTTCCTGGCCAGCTCGCGGCCGCGCCTGCGCTTCAACCCCTACCAGATCCCCATGTCCATCCCGCAGAGCGGCCTGCTCTCGGCCGCCGGCGGCTACCCGAGCGGCCTGAACACCGAGTCCGAGTCGTCGGTGTCGGCCAGCCGGGAGGCGAGCCCGGTGTCGGAGCAGCACCACCACGGCTCCAAGTCCGGCGCCGGCGCTCAGAGGACTGGCTCTCCCAAAGCCACCGCCAAGGATTCTATGAACGAGTTGCAGAACATACAGAGGCTGGTGAGCGggctggagaagaagaaggaggctGTGGCGTCGTCGTCGTCGGGCAGAGAGTCTCCGAAATGA
- the tbx2a gene encoding T-box transcription factor TBX2a isoform X2, whose product MRDPVYTGTTMAYHPFHAHRAADFPMSAFLAAAQPSFFPTLALPHGALTKPLSDHALSGAAEAGLHAALGHHHQAAHLRSLKSLEPEEDVEDDPKVILESKDLWDQFHKIGTEMVITKSGRRMFPAFKVRINGLDKKAKYILLMDIVAADDCRYKFHNSRWMVAGKADPEMPKRMYIHPDSPATGEQWMAKPVTFHKLKLTNNISDKHGFTILNSMHKYQPRFHIVRANDILKLPYSTFRTYLFPETDFIGVTAYQNDKITQLKIDHNPFAKGFRDTGNGRREKSLPSLRMYEDQCKVDRDGGDSDASSCEPSTGRDSVHSPLGNVTSPLKLTRNSRDDKTCTESDQELDHQDDRSSPGPASPSSFSLHCEDRAKDRTGVDKRGDSLDSSRKDSSDSVFSVRNLEKGKGDSASRKDSEPSKKDAECSGGLGAVKDSYSPLMVQTESPSHFSASHLQSLALSGLHGQPFFNPLGGAGQPLLFHPGQFAMAPGAFSTMGMGHLLASMSGSAGLENGGLSSQSASAFPYHLTQHMLTSQGISMPPFGGLLPYPYTYMAAAAAAASALPSGGGGASSLGRSAFLASSRPRLRFNPYQIPMSIPQSGLLSAAGGYPSGLNTESESSVSASREASPVSEQHHHGSKSGAGAQRTGSPKATAKDSMNELQNIQRLVSGLEKKKEAVASSSSGRESPK is encoded by the exons ATGAGAGATCCAGTTTACACGGGGACTACCATGGCTTATCACCCTTTCCACGCTCACCGGGCGGCTGACTTCCCCATGTCAGCCTTTCTTGCCGCTGCTCAGCCGTCTTTTTTCCCGACACTGGCACTGCCTCACGGTGCCCTGACGAAGCCACTATCGGACCATGCTCTCTCTGGGGCGGCGGAGGCTGGATTGCACGCTGCGCTGGGGCATCACCACCAGGCGGCCCATCTTCGGTCTCTAAAGAGCTTGGAACCGGAGGAAGACGTAGAGGATGATCCCAAAGTTATTTTAGAGTCGAAAGATCTGTGGGATCAGTTTCACAAAATTGGCACCGAAATGGTCATAACAAAGTCAGGAAG GAGAATGTTTCCGGCCTTCAAAGTTCGGATAAATGGCCTGGATAAAAAAGCAAAGTATATCCTCTTGATGGATATAGTTGCCGCCGATGACTGTCGATACAAATTTCACAATTCCCGCTGGATGGTTGCTGGAAAAGCCGATCCGGAGATGCCCAAGCGAATGTACATCCACCCAGACAGTCCTGCTACGGGCGAGCAATGGATGGCTAAGCCTGTTACTTTCCATAAACTCAAGCTGACGAACAATATATCGGATAAACATGGATTC ACTATACTGAATTCCATGCACAAATACCAACCGCGGTTTCACATCGTCAGAGCCAATGATATTTTGAAGCTTCCATACAGCACTTTTAGGACTTATCTTTTCCCAGAGACGGATTTCATTGGCGTCACTGCATATCAAAATGACAAG ATCACTCAGTTAAAAATTGATCACAACCCGTTCGCGAAAGGATTCAGGGACACAGGAAATGGGCGGAGAGAAAAAAG CCTTCCTTCGCTACGCATGTATGAGGACCAGTGCAAGGTGGACCGAGACGGTGGAGACTCCGATGCGTCCTCTTGCGAACCATCGACTGGGAGAGACTCCGTCCACTCTCCGCTTGGGAACGTTACCAGTCCACTTAAATTGACCAGGAACAGTCGAG atGACAAAACCTGCACTGAGAGTGACCAAGAACTTGACCACCAGGATGACAGGTCCAGCCCTGGCCCTGCCTCCCCGTCATCCTTCAGCCTGCACTGCGAGGACAGGGCCAAAGACCGCACCGGCGTGGACAAGAGAGGGGACAGCCTGGACTCGTCCAGGAAAGACTCGTCGGACTCCGTTTTCAGCGTCCGGAATCTGGAGAAGGGCAAGGGAGACTCGGCGAGTCGGAAAGACTCGGAGCCCTCCAAGAAGGACGCGGAGTGCTCGGGGGGCCTGGGCGCGGTCAAGGACAGCTACTCTCCGCTCATGGTGCAGACGGAGAGTCCGTCGCACTTCAGCGCCAGCCACCTGCAGAGCCTGGCCCTGTCCGGCCTGCACGGCCAGCCGTTCTTCAACCCGCTGGGCGGCGCCGGGCAGCCGCTGCTCTTCCACCCGGGGCAGTTCGCCATGGCCCCCGGGGCCTTCTCCACCATGGGCATGGGACACCTGCTGGCCTCCATGTCTGGATCCGCAGGCCTGGAGAACGGAGGCCTGTCCTCTCAGAGTGCCAGCGCTTTCCCTTACCACTTAACCCAGCACATGCTGACGTCTCAG gGTATTTCGATGCCTCCTTTCGGGGGTCTGCTGCCGTACCCCTACACCTACATGGCGgcggccgccgctgccgcctcaGCACTGCCCTCTGGTGGCGGCGGCGCCTCGTCGCTCGGCCGGAGCGCTTTCCTGGCCAGCTCGCGGCCGCGCCTGCGCTTCAACCCCTACCAGATCCCCATGTCCATCCCGCAGAGCGGCCTGCTCTCGGCCGCCGGCGGCTACCCGAGCGGCCTGAACACCGAGTCCGAGTCGTCGGTGTCGGCCAGCCGGGAGGCGAGCCCGGTGTCGGAGCAGCACCACCACGGCTCCAAGTCCGGCGCCGGCGCTCAGAGGACTGGCTCTCCCAAAGCCACCGCCAAGGATTCTATGAACGAGTTGCAGAACATACAGAGGCTGGTGAGCGggctggagaagaagaaggaggctGTGGCGTCGTCGTCGTCGGGCAGAGAGTCTCCGAAATGA